Proteins encoded in a region of the Oscarella lobularis chromosome 5, ooOscLobu1.1, whole genome shotgun sequence genome:
- the LOC136186865 gene encoding protein phosphatase PTC7 homolog, protein MRLFRTFLLCVRPHSRRLSTKIVVSAHGAAFNPSQTGDATTLYGHDAYFVTRTAACTAAGVADGIGSWAKDGINPSEFPSLLMTRCREAIVSGLVAPNDVLEQAFESMKNDSRPVAGSSTACLAVVSGTTLHATNLGDSGFVVVRRGSIVSSSAAQMHALNYPYQLTILPEKIRSKGISLLSPAAADSSSFQLESGDIVVVATDGLYNNLHREQIENYASLVEVVDDDSLKRLAKILVTEARTLSFDSKYFSPFAEESTRVYSQRCLGGKPDDVTVIVLGIAIDT, encoded by the exons ATGCGACTTTTCCGTACCTTTTTGCTTTGCGTGAGGCCACACTCGCGTCGCCTTtcaacgaaaatcgtcgtatCTGCGCACGGCGCCGCCTTCAATCCTAGCCAGActggcgacgcgacgacgctgtACGGTCACGACGCTTACTTTGTGACGCGAACAGCCGCCTGCACGGCCGCGG GCGTCGCTGATGGGATCGGCAGTTGGGCAAAAGACGGAATCAATCCTTCGGAATTTCCTTCCCTACTCATGACTCGCTGCAGAGAAGCGATTGTGTCGGGTCTCGTAGCACCCAACGACGTGTTAGAACAGGCCTTTGAATCCATGAAGAACGATTCCCGTCCAGTAGCCG GAAGCAGTACGGCCTGTTTGGCCGTCGTTTCGGGCACCACGTTGCACGCGACGAATCTGGGCGACTCCGGTTTTGTTGTCGTGAGAAGAGGCAGCATCGTGTCCTCGTCCGCGGCCCAGATGCACGCACTCAACTACCCCTACCAGTTGACAATACTACCGGAGAAAATTCGCAGTAAGGGCATATCACTTCTGAG TCCCGCTGCTGCGGATTCAAGTTCGTTTCAACTTGAATCCGGTGatatcgtcgttgtcgcaaCCGACGGTCTGTATAATAATTTGCATCGTGAGCAAATTGAGAATTACGCGTCTCTCGTAGAG gttgtcgacgacgattccctAAAACGGTTAGCAAAAATTTTAGTTACTGAAGCAAGGACACTTTCGTTTGACTCGAAATacttttctccctttgcggAGGAGTCGACGAGAGTTTATTCGCAAAGATGTCTCGGTGGGAAACCAGACGATGTCACGGTTATAGTGCTGGGCATTGCAATTGACACGTAG
- the LOC136186873 gene encoding uncharacterized protein, producing the protein MCPLTCGTAPGPCPLVCVKGCQCPPGLYSINGTDRCVQRKNCPPRQNLSDLKDDLFKPLDDWFEKPEKDKGNAFDEEEHDCKKKGNMKGEKGEKGEKGEKGEGWTVEGTGSGDD; encoded by the exons ATGTGTCCGCTGACGTGTGGAACGGCGCCGGGGCCGTGTCCGCTCGTCTGCGTCAAGGGATGTCAGTGTCCGCCAGGTCTTTACAGTATCAACGGCACTGATCGTTGCGTTCAACGCAAAAACTGTCCACCACGTCAAAATCTGTCAGATCTCAAAGATGATCTGTTCAAACCACTCGATGATTGGTTTGAAAAACCCGAGAAAG ACAAAGGTAACGCTTTCGATGAGGAAGAACACGATTGCAAAAAGAAGGGCAACatgaaaggagaaaagggagaaaagggagaaaaaggagaaaaaggagaag GCTGGACCGTAGAGGGAACAGGATCGGGAGATGACTGA
- the LOC136186861 gene encoding syntaxin-1A-like, whose translation MKDLLLALQHEGDVRPDDIVVDMGGDDQQEAYLSDLFGQVDDLRDAIGRIQTTVYEIRRLEDDIVNNPLHASGAGGGDAQRERLESMMDDVKSQSNTVRLRLKAMEKKIEEEQKGDSRHSADLRIYKAQHATLVRKFTSVLEDYNAVQMDYREKCKNRIRRQLTITDKQKSPEEVEDMLDEGNFNVFSQGILVDNEQMRRALGEIETRHSDIIRLEKSMKELYDLFMDMATMVQEQGELIDNIEANVDSAAGHVTEAKQATRKAAVYQKKARRKKVLCAILCLVLLGLIALIVGLSVGLK comes from the exons atgaaagacCTTCTCCTCGCTTTGCAGCACGAG GGTGACGTTCGTCCGGAcgatatcgtcgtcgacatgggcggcgacgatcaaCAAGAGGCCTATTTGTCGGACCTCTTCGGCCAA GTTGACGACCTTCGCGACGCTATAGGCAGAATCCAGACGACCGTCTACGAGATTCGACGTCTCGAGGACGACATTGTGAATAATCCGCTTCACGCGTCGGGAGCCGGTGGCGGAGATG CTCAGAGAGAAAGACTTGAGTCGATGATGGACGATGTGAAGAGCCAATCTAATACCGTGCGTCTTCGACTGAAAG cgatggagaagaaaattgaggAGGAGCAGAAGGGCGATAGCAGGCATTCAGCTGACCTAAGGATATATAAGGCTCAG CATGCTACACTCGTTCGCAAGTTTACGTCCGTTTTGGAAGACTACAACGCCGTGCAGATGGACTATAGGGAAAAGTGCAAGAACAGGATACGACGTCAATTGACCATAA cCGACAAACAGAAGTCGCCCGAAGAAGTGGAAGACATGTTGGATGAAGGAAATTTCAATGTATTCAGTCAAGGG attttgGTTGACAATGAGCAGATGAGACGAGCGTTAGGAGAAATCGAGACGCGACACAGTGACATCATACGGCTAGAGAAAAGCATGAAA GAACTCTACGATTTGTTCATGGACATGGCGACTATGGTTCAAGAGCAA gGAGAACTGATTGATAACATTGAAGCTAATGTGGACAGTGCAGCTGGTCACGTTACCGAAGCTAAACAGGCAACGAGGAAGGCGGCCGTCTATCAGAAGAAGGCGAGACGA AAAAAGGTCTTATGTGCCATTCTCTGTCTGGTTCTCTTGGGTCTCATTGCTTTGATTGTCGGCCTTTCAGTTGGACTGAAGTAG
- the LOC136186869 gene encoding uncharacterized protein: MATFAIFSVLVAFLVAVRAHPTYYEVDERYLQPGALPPFNSYHIHVMFVNGNNESIKAAMEFHDEFVEKFNLTGTKPCTGNLHQGRLCMFEVEVQPSSDSPFISGQWAAFVPLEDFQRCVPWTMQNRKGLDIFVHPNSGKGLDDHTLWPLWGGMPWPINVAAFST; encoded by the exons ATGGCCACATTCGCGATCTTCTCCGTGTTGGTAgcatttctcgtcgccgttcgaGCTCATCCGACTTACtacgaagtcgacgagcgcTACTTGCAACCTGGAGCGCTGCCTCCTTTCAATTCCTACCACATCCACGTCATGTTCGTCAACGGCAACAACGAATCCATCAAAGCAGCCATGGAATTTCACGACGAGTTTGTCGAAAAGTTTAATCTAACTGGAACGAAGCCGTGCACCGGAAATCTTCATCAGGGTCGCCTCTGCATGTTCG AGGTTGAAGTGCAGCCGTCGTCCGACTCTCCCTTTATCTCCGGACAGTGGGCTGCATTCGTTCCACTGGAAGACTTTCAACGAT GCGTTCCTTGGACCATGCAAAACCGAAAGGGCCTCGACATCTTTGTTCATCCCAACTCCGGCAAGGGACTCGATGACCACACGCTTTGGCCGCTGTG ggGTGGCATGCCTTGGCCAATCAACGTGGCAGCATTTTCTACCTAA